Sequence from the Anaerolineae bacterium genome:
CGGGCGCGGCGAACAGCCCCTCTTCCTTGGCCTGCAAAAAGCCCAGGTAAAAGCGCAACTTGGCACCGGGTTTATCGGCCTCCAGGCGGTTGAGCAACTCTTTGTAGTAGATGGATGTGGCGCCCTCGGCAAAAGGACACTCGTCATAGATGTAACGAATGCCGCGCAGCAGGGCGTAGGCCGCCGTCTCGCGCTCGTAAAACCGGAAGAAAGGCTTGACCTTGC
This genomic interval carries:
- a CDS encoding tRNA(Ile)-lysidine synthetase, whose translation is KVKPFFRFYERETAAYALLRGIRYIYDECPFAEGATSIYYKELLNRLEADKPGAKLRFYLGFLQAKEEGLFAAPEAAPVTMHACEVCGQPTTAPGKCAFCRLMERVEAPKAA